A stretch of the Thiocystis violascens DSM 198 genome encodes the following:
- a CDS encoding SUMF1/EgtB/PvdO family nonheme iron enzyme — MAKPIDANRDHDIETATLRKTLEQMRREAEQEVMRLNLRIAERVHETDSSVATATEHLAMQQEMTVLQQTLEAKEQALDHITEECRRLEDELEDHNLALDGLKQEMERKEISLKDAVGEVERLKRELAERLKTPTAIAPPPPIAPTSSRTTPTRIPLWRRTGYPILFAVLALSAGLSLYLIRDRIDLRLAEVRQWFRASPPAVVVPSTPVGARIEAAPAVVDETPTRPPPTPSKPPPIRHDRLRGGALAPALAVLDGGVFRMGANSLSGEDFSPAHEVRIHPFQIGVNEVTYQDYDRFARATGRSLPEDFGWGRGNRPVVGVSWRDAQDYVDWLSRETGRRYRLPTEAEWEFAARAGGTRSFWWGSGLEPGRAVCFDCGSQWDNRSTAPVGSFPPNPFGLHDTAGNAMEWVADCYYPSYQGAPSDGRARLGASHARGADCTARVARGGAFNKPSSSMRTHVRGHFAPETRLDMLGFRIARDV, encoded by the coding sequence ATGGCCAAACCAATCGACGCGAACCGCGACCACGACATCGAAACCGCCACGCTGCGCAAAACCCTGGAGCAAATGCGCAGGGAAGCGGAGCAGGAAGTCATGCGTCTCAATCTGCGCATTGCCGAGCGCGTGCACGAGACCGACAGCTCGGTCGCCACCGCCACCGAGCACCTGGCCATGCAGCAGGAAATGACGGTCCTGCAACAGACCCTGGAGGCGAAGGAGCAGGCGCTCGATCACATCACCGAGGAATGTCGGCGGCTTGAGGACGAACTGGAAGACCATAACCTGGCGCTCGACGGTTTGAAGCAGGAGATGGAGCGCAAGGAGATTTCGCTGAAGGACGCGGTGGGCGAGGTGGAACGGCTGAAACGGGAATTGGCGGAACGCCTCAAGACACCGACCGCCATCGCCCCGCCGCCGCCAATCGCGCCGACCTCGTCCCGAACAACGCCAACCAGGATCCCGCTCTGGCGACGGACGGGATACCCGATCCTGTTCGCCGTACTGGCCTTGTCCGCGGGCCTGTCCCTCTATCTGATCCGGGATCGGATCGACCTCCGGCTGGCCGAGGTTAGGCAATGGTTTCGCGCCTCTCCGCCAGCGGTCGTCGTGCCGTCGACGCCCGTCGGCGCACGGATCGAGGCCGCGCCGGCGGTTGTCGACGAGACACCCACGCGCCCCCCCCCGACGCCATCCAAACCGCCGCCCATTCGGCATGATCGGCTGCGCGGCGGCGCGCTTGCCCCGGCGCTCGCCGTGCTTGATGGCGGCGTCTTCCGGATGGGCGCGAACAGTCTTTCTGGCGAGGATTTCAGCCCGGCCCACGAGGTCCGGATCCACCCCTTCCAGATCGGCGTCAACGAGGTGACCTATCAGGACTACGACCGCTTCGCGCGGGCGACCGGTCGGTCGCTGCCCGAGGATTTCGGCTGGGGACGCGGCAACCGGCCAGTGGTCGGCGTCAGTTGGCGGGATGCTCAAGACTATGTCGATTGGCTGTCGCGGGAGACCGGTCGACGCTATCGCCTGCCCACCGAGGCGGAATGGGAATTCGCGGCCCGTGCCGGCGGTACCCGATCCTTCTGGTGGGGCTCCGGCCTGGAACCGGGCCGGGCGGTCTGCTTCGATTGCGGCAGCCAATGGGACAATCGCTCCACCGCGCCGGTCGGGAGCTTTCCGCCCAATCCATTCGGTCTCCACGATACCGCCGGAAACGCCATGGAGTGGGTCGCGGATTGTTATTACCCCAGTTATCAGGGGGCGCCGAGCGATGGGCGCGCGCGACTCGGCGCCTCTCATGCGCGCGGGGCAGACTGTACGGCGCGGGTCGCGCGGGGCGGCGCCTTCAACAAGCCTTCGTCGTCCATGCGCACCCATGTGCGCGGACACTTCGCGCCCGAGACCAGGCTCGACATGCTGGGTTTCCGCATCGCACGCGATGTCTGA
- the ftsH gene encoding ATP-dependent zinc metalloprotease FtsH, giving the protein MNAKILNILLWVAVTFWLVMMLNSMTSPENIESRSLSYSQFLQELTDGSIREVTIQDQTVKGVRTDGSRFETFDPGDPGLIGDLLKQSVTIRAEPPSSPSIFMQLVLAWLPFLLLAGVWVWLMRRSAGGGGGAGGIFNFGKSRARQHAEGEVKVTLRDVAGVEEAKEEVGELVDFLRNPAKFTNLGGRIPRGVLMVGPPGTGKTLLARAIAGEAKVPFFSISGSDFVEMFVGVGASRVRDLFEQAKKSAPCIIFIDEIDAVGRKRGAGLGGGHDEREQTLNQLLVEMDGFTGNEGVIVIAATNRADVLDPALLRPGRFDRQVVVGLPDLAGRAAILEVHMRKVPIADDVDARTIARGTPGFSGADLANLVNEAALFAARAGDTEVAMAMFEKAKDKIMMGAERRSIVMSESEKKLTAYHEAGHVIVGRLVPEHDPVHKVSIIPRGRALGVTMFLPERDRYSMSKRQLESQISSLFGGRLAEEIIFGPEHVTTGASNDIERTTDIARNMVTRFGLSDHLGPLAYAEDEGEVFLGRSVTQHRQVSPETAQAIDKEVRIIIDRNYQRAKRLLDENMDKLHTMAEALLKFETIDRNQIDDIMNGRPMREPDDDGGHSKPKADGESSAAQGGGAHKPPPIVIDSI; this is encoded by the coding sequence ATGAATGCAAAGATTTTGAATATCCTGCTCTGGGTCGCCGTCACCTTCTGGTTGGTGATGATGCTCAACAGCATGACCTCTCCAGAGAACATCGAATCGCGCTCGTTAAGCTACAGTCAATTTCTACAGGAATTGACCGACGGCTCGATCCGGGAAGTGACCATCCAGGACCAGACGGTCAAGGGCGTTCGCACCGACGGTTCGCGTTTCGAGACCTTCGATCCGGGCGACCCCGGATTGATCGGCGATCTCCTCAAGCAGTCGGTGACGATCCGCGCGGAACCGCCGTCATCGCCAAGCATCTTCATGCAACTCGTGCTCGCCTGGCTGCCCTTCCTGCTGCTGGCGGGGGTCTGGGTCTGGCTCATGCGACGGAGCGCGGGCGGCGGTGGCGGCGCGGGCGGCATCTTCAATTTCGGCAAGAGTCGCGCCCGCCAACATGCCGAGGGCGAGGTCAAGGTCACGCTGCGCGATGTCGCCGGCGTGGAAGAAGCCAAAGAGGAAGTCGGCGAATTGGTCGATTTCCTGCGCAATCCGGCGAAATTCACCAACCTTGGCGGACGGATTCCGCGCGGCGTTCTGATGGTCGGCCCTCCCGGCACCGGTAAGACACTGCTTGCGCGCGCCATCGCCGGCGAGGCCAAGGTGCCCTTTTTCAGCATCTCCGGCTCCGACTTCGTCGAGATGTTCGTCGGCGTCGGCGCCTCGCGGGTGCGGGATCTGTTCGAGCAGGCCAAAAAGAGCGCGCCCTGTATCATCTTCATCGACGAAATCGACGCCGTCGGACGCAAGCGCGGCGCGGGACTGGGCGGCGGACACGACGAGCGCGAGCAAACCCTCAATCAACTCCTGGTCGAAATGGACGGTTTCACGGGCAACGAGGGCGTCATCGTGATCGCGGCCACCAACCGCGCCGACGTACTGGATCCGGCGCTGCTTCGCCCTGGCCGCTTCGATCGTCAGGTCGTGGTCGGTCTCCCGGATCTCGCCGGACGCGCGGCGATCCTGGAGGTGCACATGCGCAAGGTGCCGATCGCCGACGACGTCGATGCCCGGACCATTGCCCGCGGCACGCCCGGCTTCTCCGGTGCCGACCTGGCCAATCTGGTCAACGAGGCGGCCCTGTTCGCGGCGCGCGCAGGCGACACCGAGGTCGCGATGGCGATGTTCGAGAAGGCCAAGGACAAGATCATGATGGGCGCCGAGCGGCGCAGTATCGTGATGTCCGAGTCCGAAAAGAAGCTGACGGCCTATCACGAGGCCGGACATGTGATCGTCGGCCGACTGGTTCCCGAGCACGATCCGGTGCACAAGGTCAGCATCATCCCGCGCGGACGGGCGTTGGGCGTCACCATGTTCCTGCCCGAGCGCGACCGCTACAGCATGAGCAAACGTCAGTTGGAGAGTCAGATTTCCAGCCTGTTCGGCGGACGGCTGGCCGAGGAGATCATTTTCGGACCCGAACACGTCACCACCGGCGCCTCCAACGACATCGAACGGACCACGGATATCGCCCGCAACATGGTCACGCGCTTCGGGCTATCGGATCATCTGGGGCCGCTGGCCTACGCCGAGGACGAGGGCGAGGTGTTCCTGGGACGCTCGGTCACGCAGCACCGCCAGGTTTCGCCAGAGACCGCGCAAGCCATCGATAAGGAAGTCCGGATCATCATCGACCGCAACTATCAGCGCGCCAAGCGTTTGCTCGATGAAAATATGGACAAGCTGCACACGATGGCCGAAGCCCTGCTGAAGTTCGAGACCATCGACCGGAATCAGATCGACGACATCATGAACGGCCGTCCGATGCGTGAACCCGATGATGACGGAGGACATTCCAAGCCCAAGGCGGATGGTGAGAGCAGCGCCGCTCAAGGCGGCGGCGCGCACAAACCGCCGCCGATCGTGATCGACAGTATCTGA
- a CDS encoding PfkB family carbohydrate kinase: MRTSLPLGRHPGRRSRQRRDPRGSRLPWRRRQPGRARPERRHADLLHCTQPRPERVVDTLGAGDCFNAGVIDGLLRGLPPGEAVARAVRLAGYKCGRYGLDGLIQDAARAGIL, encoded by the coding sequence ATTCGGACATCGCTGCCGCTGGGCCGGCACCCTGGCCGACGATCCCGCCAGCGCCGCGATCCTCGCGGATCTCGCCTGCCATGGCGTCGACGCCAGCCAGGCCGTGCGCGTCCGGAACGCCGTCACGCCGACCTCCTACATTGCACTCAGCCGCGCCCGGAACGGGTCGTCGACACGCTCGGCGCCGGAGACTGCTTCAACGCCGGTGTCATCGACGGTCTGTTGCGCGGGCTTCCGCCCGGCGAGGCGGTCGCCCGCGCCGTCCGTCTCGCCGGTTACAAATGTGGTCGATACGGCTTGGATGGGCTGATCCAGGATGCCGCGCGGGCGGGAATCCTGTGA
- a CDS encoding retropepsin-like aspartic protease family protein — protein sequence MNRPWLTKRTWSTPLSWVNRHRGLSLLTVLGSLLVLVVSHTQRLGYPNPNPIADPGVSGLPQVVLKQNDVHQFVVGGRMNGERVEFLVDTGAAEVCMPYAVARRLNLPLSPGVISKTGNGNVQSWSAQLDSVDVGGLVASQVKATVLPNMQGEQVLLGMSYLRHMELVLAGGEMTLRPFVKPRPE from the coding sequence TTGAATCGTCCCTGGCTCACGAAACGCACCTGGTCCACTCCGCTCTCCTGGGTCAACCGACACCGGGGATTGTCGCTCTTGACGGTCCTGGGCAGCCTGCTCGTGCTGGTGGTGAGCCACACGCAGCGTCTTGGGTATCCCAACCCGAATCCGATCGCCGATCCGGGAGTCTCGGGGCTCCCGCAGGTGGTTCTGAAGCAGAATGACGTCCATCAGTTCGTGGTTGGCGGGCGGATGAATGGCGAACGGGTGGAATTTCTGGTGGATACGGGGGCCGCCGAGGTCTGCATGCCGTATGCCGTGGCGCGGCGGCTGAATCTGCCGCTGAGTCCGGGCGTGATCAGCAAGACCGGCAACGGTAACGTCCAGAGCTGGTCCGCCCAACTCGACAGCGTCGACGTGGGCGGTCTGGTCGCCAGTCAGGTCAAGGCGACCGTGCTGCCGAACATGCAAGGCGAACAGGTGTTGCTCGGCATGTCGTATCTGCGACACATGGAACTGGTTCTGGCGGGCGGGGAGATGACCCTGCGGCCCTTCGTTAAACCGCGTCCGGAGTGA
- a CDS encoding EAL domain-containing protein: MTEHLRVTARVFSHMREAVVITDALGTILEINAAFTTITGYTREEVLGKTPRLLRSGRHDPAFYAAMWQELLTLGYWSGEIWNRDKRGEIHPARLTISALHDAQGWAHRYVGLFSDIRAQKAYEQHLEHIAYHDALTGLPNRVLLSDRLLQGMAQVKRRGQRLALIYLDLDGFKTVNDSHGHDVGDQLLIALAHRLGRVLRQGDTLARLGGDEFIAVLMDLDDGEEESAPFLRRLLDAASQPVQLDEAVLQISASLGVTHYPQVENVDADQLIRQADQAMYQAKLAGKNRFHCFDAEHAFNLRGRNENVKRIREGLQCCEFVLFYQPKVNMRTGEVVGAEALIRWQHPERGLLQPIQFLPAIEGHPLALELGEWVIASALDQLRAWHAEGLAISGSVNVGACQLQQRDFGERLGALLARHPDLPPGALEIEIVESSALHDVGKVSELMQQCIALGVNFALDDFGTGYSSLTYLKRLPATSLKIDQTFVRDMLQDPDDLSILEGVLGLAMAFQRQTIAEGVETLEQGRLLLQLGCELAQGYGIARPMPAGELPAWAAQWQPHASWTTTRPVSRYDLPIVFAQVEHAAWIRAIDDFLRHGLGSLPAVHHHECRFGRWLRGEGELRHGAKLVFGLLKDEHERLHALAARLWLHRENGQDQKVVHGLAELHVLGGTLSERLAALIGPDIGESDRAY; the protein is encoded by the coding sequence ATGACCGAGCATCTGCGTGTGACTGCACGTGTGTTCTCGCACATGCGCGAGGCGGTCGTCATCACGGACGCGCTCGGCACCATCCTGGAGATCAACGCGGCCTTCACTACCATCACCGGCTATACCCGCGAAGAAGTGCTTGGCAAGACACCGCGCCTGCTTCGCTCTGGCCGCCATGATCCGGCGTTCTATGCGGCGATGTGGCAAGAGCTGCTCACGCTAGGATATTGGAGTGGCGAGATCTGGAACCGCGACAAGCGCGGCGAAATCCATCCCGCGCGTCTGACCATCAGTGCGCTGCACGACGCCCAAGGCTGGGCACATCGCTACGTCGGACTCTTCTCGGACATCCGGGCGCAGAAGGCCTATGAGCAGCACCTCGAGCATATTGCCTATCACGACGCGCTGACCGGGCTGCCGAATCGGGTTCTGCTGTCGGACCGGCTGCTTCAAGGCATGGCGCAGGTCAAGCGGCGCGGACAACGTCTCGCGCTCATCTACCTGGATTTGGACGGATTCAAAACGGTCAACGACAGCCATGGCCATGACGTCGGCGATCAACTGCTGATCGCCCTGGCGCATCGGCTCGGGCGCGTTTTGCGACAAGGGGATACGCTGGCCCGCCTGGGTGGCGACGAATTCATCGCCGTCCTCATGGATCTGGACGACGGCGAGGAGGAGAGCGCGCCATTCCTTAGGCGCTTGCTCGACGCCGCGTCGCAGCCGGTTCAACTCGATGAGGCCGTACTGCAGATCTCCGCCAGCCTGGGCGTGACGCACTACCCCCAAGTGGAAAACGTCGACGCTGACCAGTTGATCCGGCAGGCCGATCAAGCCATGTACCAAGCGAAGCTCGCGGGCAAGAACCGCTTCCATTGCTTCGATGCCGAGCACGCCTTCAACTTGAGAGGGCGCAATGAGAACGTCAAGCGCATCCGCGAGGGGTTGCAGTGCTGCGAGTTCGTGCTGTTCTACCAGCCGAAAGTCAACATGCGCACGGGCGAAGTGGTTGGCGCGGAAGCCCTGATCCGCTGGCAACACCCGGAGCGCGGGCTGCTGCAACCGATCCAGTTTCTCCCTGCCATCGAGGGGCATCCATTGGCGCTCGAACTTGGAGAGTGGGTGATCGCCAGCGCGCTCGATCAGCTCCGTGCCTGGCACGCGGAGGGCTTGGCCATCTCGGGGAGCGTCAACGTCGGTGCCTGTCAGCTACAGCAGCGCGATTTCGGCGAGCGGTTGGGGGCGCTGCTGGCGAGGCATCCCGATCTGCCGCCGGGCGCCCTCGAGATCGAGATCGTCGAAAGCAGTGCCTTGCATGACGTCGGCAAGGTGTCGGAGCTGATGCAGCAGTGCATCGCGCTCGGGGTGAACTTCGCGCTGGACGACTTCGGCACGGGCTACTCCTCCCTGACCTACCTCAAACGGCTCCCGGCGACCTCGCTCAAGATCGATCAAACGTTCGTGCGCGACATGCTCCAGGATCCCGATGACCTTTCCATCCTGGAGGGCGTGCTCGGCCTCGCCATGGCCTTCCAGCGGCAGACCATCGCCGAAGGCGTGGAAACACTCGAGCAAGGCAGGCTCTTGCTGCAGCTAGGTTGCGAGCTTGCGCAGGGCTATGGAATTGCGCGGCCAATGCCCGCGGGCGAGTTACCCGCCTGGGCAGCGCAGTGGCAGCCACACGCCTCTTGGACCACTACACGGCCAGTCAGCCGCTATGACCTGCCCATTGTTTTCGCGCAGGTCGAGCACGCGGCCTGGATCCGGGCCATCGACGACTTCCTGAGGCACGGCCTCGGGTCGCTCCCGGCCGTGCATCACCACGAGTGCCGCTTTGGGCGCTGGCTGCGCGGCGAGGGTGAGCTGCGTCACGGCGCGAAGCTGGTCTTCGGGCTGCTCAAGGATGAGCACGAACGCCTGCATGCGCTTGCGGCAAGGCTCTGGTTGCACAGGGAGAATGGCCAGGATCAAAAGGTCGTCCACGGACTGGCCGAGCTACACGTCTTGGGGGGCACCCTTAGTGAGCGACTGGCGGCGCTCATTGGGCCAGACATCGGCGAGAGCGACCGCGCATACTGA
- a CDS encoding sensor domain-containing protein translates to MSSPSPDHALAADAGIADCVDLWQALIEGLIEAVWLVDPFDLRIVAANRVAVELLGMTRETMVGRPVIDLACTPEDLFFWEDVAAGRADHLLSETLLRHRDQTLVTVLRRVSRVKCANGLSFYVVGIANQSEQRAVENELEKLVAELRATLESTADGILVTDLDGAIRGFNQGFAEMWKLPEALLTERDDAGVYGWMARSVLDPGEYAARIAAIGHDPLLEASDVLALRHGTVLERVTLPQYARGHPIGRVYSFRDITQRLADEKRLTLANRVFEASLDAIFVTDPEFRIMAVNPACERMTDCRSAELAGQALTQSLQLWLGDRPHRAILDALARDGFWQGEIAQRTKTGLTFPCLVSLVRVLDAEGAPFHYVGFVKDLSEAVAARQRIEQLAYTDTLTGLPNRFRLTERLEFAINLAQRERTGFALLFIDIDRFKQINDSLGHIFGDRVLIEVAQRITHCLRQVDTTARLGGDEFVLLLHQASEFGAEQTARRLLEVMTQPFAIDGMKFSLTFSIGIALYPDDGESADDLIKNADSAMYHVKERGRGHFRFYRPQMNVDLLTRMKLDHAMREALAEQRFRLAYQPQVDLRTGRVIGVEALLRWRDRELGEISPGQFIPIAEETGFIVALGDWVLREAIRQGEQWHLQGIALTMSVNVSAVQFQQTTFIASLAHMLAASRLPPGRLELELTESILIQNVDDTLVRLDALVALGVRLAIDDFGTGYSNLAYLKRFPLHRLKIDRSFVRDLPDDESDAAIATAVINLARALKLRVIAEGVENDTQRDFLLAAGCDEFQGFLCAPALKPADFLNLAERIGLADATPLPTSAPNLETAH, encoded by the coding sequence ATGTCGAGCCCATCGCCCGATCATGCGCTCGCCGCGGACGCCGGCATTGCCGACTGTGTCGACCTTTGGCAGGCTCTCATCGAGGGATTGATCGAGGCGGTCTGGCTGGTCGACCCCTTCGATCTGCGCATCGTCGCCGCGAACCGCGTGGCCGTCGAACTGCTCGGGATGACCCGCGAAACCATGGTCGGACGGCCGGTGATCGATCTGGCATGCACCCCGGAAGATCTTTTTTTCTGGGAAGACGTGGCCGCTGGGCGAGCCGACCATCTGCTATCGGAGACCCTGTTGCGCCATCGCGATCAGACCTTGGTCACGGTGTTACGCCGGGTCAGCCGGGTGAAATGCGCCAACGGTCTCTCCTTCTATGTGGTGGGCATCGCCAACCAAAGCGAGCAGCGCGCGGTCGAGAACGAGCTGGAAAAACTGGTGGCCGAACTGCGCGCGACCCTGGAATCGACCGCCGACGGGATCCTCGTCACCGATCTCGACGGCGCGATCCGCGGTTTCAATCAAGGTTTCGCCGAGATGTGGAAGCTGCCCGAGGCGCTGCTCACCGAACGCGACGATGCCGGAGTCTATGGCTGGATGGCGCGGTCGGTGCTGGATCCCGGCGAGTATGCCGCGCGCATCGCGGCGATCGGCCACGACCCTCTGCTTGAGGCGTCGGATGTGCTCGCGCTGCGCCACGGAACGGTTCTGGAGCGGGTGACCCTGCCGCAATACGCGCGCGGCCATCCCATCGGCCGCGTCTATTCGTTTCGCGATATCACCCAGCGGCTGGCCGACGAAAAGCGCCTCACGCTCGCCAACCGGGTCTTCGAGGCCAGCCTCGACGCCATCTTCGTGACCGATCCGGAGTTTCGGATCATGGCCGTCAATCCGGCCTGCGAGCGGATGACCGACTGCCGCTCGGCCGAACTCGCCGGACAGGCGCTCACCCAGTCGCTCCAGCTCTGGCTTGGCGACCGTCCCCACCGCGCCATCCTGGATGCCCTGGCCCGCGACGGCTTCTGGCAGGGAGAAATCGCGCAACGCACCAAAACGGGCCTGACGTTTCCGTGCCTGGTTTCGCTGGTCCGGGTGCTGGATGCCGAGGGCGCGCCCTTTCACTATGTCGGATTCGTCAAGGATCTGTCCGAAGCGGTCGCGGCACGCCAGCGCATCGAGCAACTCGCCTATACCGACACCCTGACCGGACTGCCCAACCGCTTTCGTCTCACCGAACGTCTCGAATTCGCCATCAATCTCGCGCAACGCGAACGCACCGGCTTCGCCCTGCTCTTCATCGATATCGATCGGTTCAAGCAGATCAACGACTCGCTCGGGCACATCTTCGGCGACCGCGTGTTGATCGAGGTGGCGCAACGCATCACGCATTGTCTGCGTCAGGTGGACACCACCGCCCGGCTCGGCGGCGACGAATTTGTGCTGCTGCTGCATCAGGCAAGCGAGTTTGGCGCGGAGCAGACCGCGCGCCGGCTGCTGGAGGTCATGACCCAACCGTTCGCGATCGACGGGATGAAGTTCTCGCTGACCTTCAGTATCGGCATCGCACTCTATCCGGACGACGGCGAGAGCGCCGACGACCTGATCAAAAACGCCGACAGCGCGATGTACCATGTCAAGGAGCGCGGCCGCGGTCATTTTCGTTTCTATCGGCCGCAGATGAACGTCGATCTGCTGACCCGTATGAAGCTCGATCATGCGATGCGCGAGGCGCTGGCCGAGCAGCGTTTTCGTCTCGCCTACCAGCCGCAGGTCGATCTGCGCACCGGCCGGGTGATTGGCGTCGAAGCCTTGCTGCGCTGGCGCGATCGGGAACTGGGCGAGATTTCGCCCGGCCAGTTCATCCCGATCGCCGAGGAAACCGGCTTCATCGTCGCCCTTGGCGATTGGGTGCTGCGCGAGGCGATCCGCCAGGGCGAGCAATGGCATCTCCAGGGAATCGCGCTGACGATGTCGGTCAACGTCTCGGCGGTCCAGTTTCAACAGACGACTTTCATCGCGTCCCTGGCGCACATGCTGGCGGCCAGTCGTCTGCCTCCCGGCAGACTGGAGTTGGAACTCACCGAGTCGATCCTGATCCAGAACGTCGACGACACCCTGGTCCGTCTCGATGCGCTGGTCGCGCTCGGGGTGCGGCTGGCGATCGACGATTTCGGCACCGGTTATTCCAACCTCGCCTATCTGAAGCGCTTTCCGCTCCACCGGCTGAAGATCGACCGCTCTTTCGTGCGCGATCTCCCGGACGACGAGAGCGACGCCGCGATCGCCACGGCGGTGATCAATCTGGCGCGCGCGCTCAAACTGCGGGTGATCGCCGAGGGCGTCGAGAACGACACCCAGCGGGACTTTCTGCTGGCCGCCGGCTGTGACGAGTTTCAGGGTTTTTTGTGCGCTCCAGCCCTCAAACCCGCCGACTTTCTGAACCTGGCGGAGCGGATTGGACTCGCCGATGCGACGCCCCTGCCCACGTCCGCCCCCAACCTGGAAACAGCGCATTGA
- a CDS encoding DUF3422 family protein — protein sequence MALPFKEHPLRHQGVAELHARTYESLRAPERVSHIAAICGERGSGRNLRHLFKLLDHYGLPRPETVEQHYFAVLGDIRMRWERHTEFVTYTFSKPGAYRHPFAYPVLYELPQEWLSELPGEVVTAVSLALESRDMPERGGEELSELFAGNAVIGSEVVGGAARAWSDLRIHSDGFSRILLRDQGLSDNQAGRLAKRFLEINSYRAMSLLGLPEAREANAILSGADRRLVGVAARMTDPDDVGRGVPDAELLAELTTLAAEIEAVAARTSSRFEASRAYYGVVRQRLDQLRQKRIEGLQTFSEFLDARLAPAIATCNSTSKRQQDLAERAARLTSLLRARVEVGLQEQNRSLLMSMNRRAQLQLRLQETVEGLSVIAIGYYGVGLVGYLLKGLEGHGLPIEAAYATGLAAPVVVLVAWLGIRRMKARLLKMEHVND from the coding sequence ATGGCCCTGCCGTTCAAGGAACACCCCCTGCGCCACCAGGGCGTCGCCGAGCTGCACGCGCGTACCTACGAGTCCCTGCGTGCCCCGGAACGGGTCTCGCATATTGCCGCGATCTGCGGCGAGCGGGGCAGCGGCCGCAATCTCCGGCATCTGTTCAAGCTGCTCGATCACTATGGCCTGCCCCGTCCGGAGACGGTCGAACAGCACTACTTCGCCGTGCTGGGCGACATCCGCATGCGCTGGGAACGCCACACCGAGTTCGTGACCTACACCTTCAGCAAACCGGGCGCCTATCGGCATCCCTTCGCCTATCCGGTGCTCTATGAACTCCCTCAGGAGTGGCTGAGCGAGCTGCCGGGCGAGGTCGTCACGGCGGTTTCGCTCGCGCTCGAATCGCGCGACATGCCCGAGCGCGGCGGCGAGGAACTGAGCGAACTCTTCGCGGGCAATGCCGTCATTGGCTCCGAAGTGGTGGGCGGCGCGGCGCGCGCCTGGTCCGATCTGCGCATTCATAGCGACGGTTTTTCGCGCATCCTGCTGCGAGACCAGGGGCTCTCGGACAACCAGGCCGGTCGACTCGCCAAACGCTTTCTGGAAATCAACTCCTACCGGGCCATGTCACTGCTCGGCTTGCCCGAGGCACGCGAGGCGAACGCGATTCTGAGCGGCGCCGACCGTCGGCTGGTGGGGGTGGCGGCACGCATGACCGATCCGGACGATGTCGGGCGCGGCGTTCCCGATGCGGAACTGCTGGCCGAGTTGACCACCCTGGCCGCCGAGATCGAAGCGGTCGCGGCGCGCACCAGCTCGCGTTTCGAGGCATCCCGCGCCTATTATGGTGTCGTTCGGCAACGGCTCGATCAGTTGCGCCAGAAACGCATCGAAGGTTTACAGACCTTTAGCGAATTTCTCGACGCCCGTCTGGCCCCGGCGATCGCGACCTGCAACTCGACATCGAAACGCCAGCAGGATCTGGCCGAGCGTGCCGCGCGCCTCACCAGCCTGCTACGCGCGCGGGTCGAGGTCGGTCTACAGGAACAGAATCGGAGCTTGCTGATGTCCATGAACCGACGCGCGCAGTTACAACTGCGCTTGCAGGAGACCGTCGAAGGACTCTCGGTGATCGCCATCGGCTACTACGGGGTTGGGCTAGTCGGCTATCTGCTGAAAGGTCTGGAAGGTCATGGCCTGCCGATCGAGGCCGCCTATGCGACGGGTCTGGCGGCACCGGTCGTGGTCCTCGTCGCCTGGCTCGGCATCCGGCGGATGAAGGCGCGTCTACTCAAGATGGAACACGTCAACGATTAA